The following proteins are encoded in a genomic region of Methylobacterium tardum:
- a CDS encoding S49 family peptidase: MDEPAIVRLFEIASREHEFSPTALAAARGERLDGAARGRVRDGVAVISIEGPLFKRDNLFTALIGGTSYAGLMRDLRTAVDAPGVRAIMLAIDSPGGEAAGVAEFAAAVKGARGEKPVVAYVADVGASAAYWIASAADRIVLGPSAAVGSIGVRMSIPDTRARDERAGVRRFDFVSSQSPYKVNDPATEDGNARIKARVDALAQVFAEAVADNRGVTVAHVLDGFGRGDVLIGAAAVAAGMADALGSSESVLADLVAGRPVKRLHLPPPAPPARHVPPISPLPKAPRAMPVHPAMPRIVPALPIAPVPPQPKPSAAELARIEGERAAEAMLAAIRPPMLTDVPDADDNDNPAATLLDAARQRAPVSSGGNPEEEAAVGLILEAYRTAEPNTEAGGGDDGEAAVRTIMAAWRGNVA; this comes from the coding sequence ATGGATGAGCCGGCAATCGTCCGGCTCTTCGAGATCGCAAGCCGGGAGCACGAGTTTAGCCCTACAGCCCTCGCAGCGGCGCGCGGGGAACGCCTCGACGGCGCCGCGCGCGGGCGCGTCCGCGACGGAGTGGCAGTGATCTCGATCGAGGGCCCCCTTTTCAAGAGGGACAATCTGTTCACCGCCCTAATCGGCGGCACGTCCTACGCCGGCCTCATGCGCGACCTCAGGACTGCAGTCGACGCTCCCGGCGTGCGGGCGATCATGCTCGCGATCGACTCTCCTGGCGGCGAGGCGGCGGGCGTGGCCGAGTTTGCCGCGGCCGTGAAGGGGGCCCGCGGCGAGAAGCCGGTCGTCGCCTATGTGGCCGACGTTGGCGCCTCGGCGGCCTATTGGATCGCCTCGGCGGCCGACAGGATCGTGCTCGGCCCGAGCGCGGCCGTCGGCTCGATCGGCGTCCGCATGTCGATCCCCGACACCCGTGCGCGCGACGAGCGGGCCGGCGTGCGGCGCTTCGACTTCGTGTCCTCGCAGTCCCCCTACAAGGTCAACGACCCGGCGACCGAAGACGGCAACGCTCGGATCAAGGCGCGCGTCGACGCCCTCGCTCAGGTCTTCGCCGAGGCCGTGGCGGACAACCGCGGCGTGACGGTCGCGCACGTTCTCGACGGCTTCGGCCGGGGCGACGTGCTGATCGGAGCCGCGGCCGTCGCTGCGGGCATGGCCGACGCTCTCGGGAGCTCTGAATCGGTCCTGGCGGACCTTGTTGCGGGCCGGCCAGTGAAGCGGCTTCACCTTCCGCCTCCCGCACCCCCGGCTCGCCACGTTCCGCCCATCAGCCCCTTACCGAAGGCCCCCCGCGCCATGCCCGTTCATCCCGCCATGCCTCGCATTGTGCCGGCCCTGCCGATCGCGCCCGTGCCACCGCAGCCGAAGCCATCGGCCGCCGAGCTTGCTCGGATCGAGGGTGAGCGCGCGGCGGAGGCCATGCTCGCCGCGATCAGGCCACCTATGCTCACGGACGTTCCCGACGCGGACGACAACGACAATCCGGCGGCGACGCTGCTCGACGCCGCCCGCCAGCGCGCGCCGGTCAGTAGCGGCGGCAACCCTGAGGAAGAAGCGGCGGTC